ATTTGCCATTGAAAGAAGCACATGCGATCAGAGAGTCATTGCAGATCAAGATTGAAGAACTATCTAAAGAGGAGCATGTATTTGTTCATCTTGATTATGAATATGACCACAAACCAGAGCACTCTATAATCGGTACTATCTAATTGTCGGTGAAGTTGTTATTTGGTATTTAACTTTGCAATTTGTATTATTGTATTGTACAAATTTAAATGGTTGGGTGCAATTTGTATTTGAAACTGGTTTAtatagaataaaaataatatttgttaaaattatataatttgaCAAACTAGTGCACAACAATTTGAGTTTCATAAATATTGTTTGTTAGAAACTCAAATAAGCGTAATCTGTTAATTCCATTGTATAATCCGTTGTGTTAAGTAATTTTAGACAATGTGTCATACTTTAGAAACTGTTGACTTTAGGAAATAAGGACAACGCTTCCTTTCAGAGAAACCGTTGTGTTAAAGATATCAGATCTTGGTATCTAACGAATGCTTGAGTAATACAATATTTTACAACAGTCCATTTTAACAAAACCGTTGTATATACCAACCTTCAAACTATAGTTTTATATGCACTTGCTATTGTCTTAGATGAAGACAGACAACAGATGGGTACCGTTGTTTGAAATAAATACATTAACTGTTGTAGGGGTCAATTCTCATAACACTATTTTAACTATTGTGCCTGCAAATTGTTACAACGGCTAAAAAACTGTTGTTTGTAGAATATTATAAAGGGTCATATGCGTTGTGTGAATAAAAAGAGACAAAGGCTTTATATTCCGTTGTGTGATGTATTTGTCACAATGGTGCATAACCATTGTATGATTGCCAAACACACCGCCCCCGGATAGACAACGAAAAATTCATCTTTTAGGCAACGGTGTAAAACCATTGTCTGATTCAATATTTCTTGTAGTggacatgcctgtataataacaagactaagtcaaatgacagccctaagtaatttgtattgtaatcttagtttgtattttgtattgtaatatTAAAGTCTGTAAAATTGTCAAAagtagactggagtctttttctgtagATAGTATCAAGtctaagaattctatctagaagaagatcaagcctcataagaattatgaagaaacttggagttgaataaatctgttttaagaaaaatgttcaaagtcaagatctctacaagtcacagatttagtgttatagagaattCATTTGAGAATtctagaatgacttatagagatgTCCGGAAAGCTACTAGTGAACTTaaatatatcgacaagtcatttcttcactagagaactcaaaattatcgacaagtcaaatatcactagagaactctgaattatcaacaagtcaaatatcactagagaactcttagttatcgacaagtcaaattccactagagaactctgagatatcgacaagtcaaataccattagagaactttgagttatcgacaagtcaattagtcactagagaactcagagatatttataagataaagtgaagacatgaaatgaagagatctcgacaagctaaattctcttatagagaactcagagacctctacaagtcaaagcaactatagagtaatgagagatctcgataagccaatatacttatcgagatgtcaagttctctatatatcaaactggagatctcgaggtaaaactcaaagtacaaaatacagattagTTGAATATCCAacattaacaatcaacaaacaatccactcagctggattgacaagtctacaaagagtagcttgaagagtgcaagatcaagggtaaagattaactgacaaaggaagatcaaagttaacacagtatgcaaagatatgctaagccagaaatggaagatatgtttttcctaaaatggaatgattagtgacagtttactaaagtgaataaaatctcttattacacactgtgtaaaccagtagttaactatcatataaaattaacactggtcctttgttagaagtaacaatttagatcagaaaaatcttgtattctctcaaggaagaagctaagcacGTTAGCAACAAAAatcctagaaattttgtagcaaaacattcttaattttaatataaaattaattgagttttgaaagatttgtgttcactgttattgcttgtttaatttcagtattaacacatatcactgcaacatttaatttactttgttcacaaccataaaaacttcaagaaaaacataaaaagacaaaaacacattcaccccctctgtgtgtaacTCATTATCTAACATACAGTAGCAGGGATGGGTCATTGGAGATTGACAGGTATGTATGGTGAGCCGGATAGAGGCATCAGTTCACGTGGGAGAGGCGAAGAGGTAAGCCGGATGGGATGGAGGTTCGATTAGACAGGATGTTAACTTCTCAAAGTTGGTTAAATATGTTCCCAATGGTGAAACTTTATAATCTGGTGGGCTCAAATTCTTATCAAAGTCTAATTTGTTTGATTTCAAAGAAGTGTGAAGGAAGTAAGGGTCTTAAAAACTTCCGTTCAGAGAACGCGTGGCTGTTGGAACCTATGTGCAAGCATCTGGTGGAAGCAAGTTGGCAGGAGAACAGTTTTCATGGTATCCAAAATAAGGTGAAAAGCTGCAGCGAAAAATTAGAAATCCGGGGTCGAGAAAATACTGGGAATTTTGGGAGCAACATTAAAGTGTGTAAAGTTGAGTTGCGTGGACTTCGTAATAAAGTGGATGATCAATCGATTGCAGAGTACGAAGCAACTAAAAATCGACTACATCTACTTCTTGATCAAAGGGAAATTTTCTGGAGACAACGCTCAAAGCAGTTGTGGTTATCGTCAGGTGATAAAAATACCAAATACTTTCATGTTGCAGCAAGCTCGAGGAGGAGAACAAATTAAATTACAAATTTGAGGAATAATGCATATGAATGGAAGGAATGGAACGAGGGTCTTGAGGggttaattattgaatattatacAAAGCTTTTTGGGTCTGAACAAGTGGAATGGACAGAGGTTATAACTTGTGTAAATAATTCCATTACTGCAGATGAAATTCAGAGCTGCTGAAAGAGATTACAGATGCAGAAGTTAAAGAAGCTTTATTTCAGATGCACCCTGATAAGGCGTCCGGTCCAGATGGGATGGCCCCAACCtttttttcaaaagtattggTCAATTGTTGGTAGAGATGTAATTACGCCGGTTCAGATGTTTTTCAGAGATGGTGATCTTCCAATGGAGCTGAATATAATACTAATATAGTACTCAACCCGAAAAGGAAAAGCCCTACTGAAATAGCTGATCTTCGACCTATATCGCTATGTAATGTTTTAGTGAAGATAATCACAAAGGTAATGGCCAACAAGGTGGAGATATGTGATTTTTAGCAGATGCATGAAGCAGATAATAGGTGTAAGTATTTGGGTCTGCCGAATTTCTTAGGTCGTAACAAATCTGCTATGTTGGGGTACTTGAAAAATAAAGTTCAGAATCGAGTTCGAAACTGGGATGAGAGATATATTGGCAAGTCGGGGAAAGAAATTCTCATCAAATCTGTAGCTCAAACTTTGCCGAGTTACGTTATGTCAGTTTTTCTACTTCGACTTGAAATTACTAAGGATATTGAACGAACCCTCAGTAAATATTGGTGGGGATCGAATGCTAGTGATCACTTGACAATTCATTGGATGAGTTGGAAGTGTCTGAGCAATCACAAAGGATTTGCTGAAATTAGGGGTCCGGTAGATGGTGGGAACTAATAACAATCTTAGCATTTTAAACCAACCATGGGTTCAAGACGATTTTAACCCGTATATTACCTCCGATTCTCCAGCTTTAGAAGGTAACATTATTGCTTCATTAATGAATATTAATGATAGAAGTTGGGATGAGGGAGTTATAAGAGACCTTTTTAACGAGAGGGACCATCAATGGATTCTTCGCACACCTCTGAGACATGCTCAGGAAGAGGACAATATCTATTGGAGTAAGGAAAGTTCAGGTATCTATTCAGTCAAAAGCGCCTATAAGTTGCTGCAAGAGCAAAAAGAGATATGGAGAAGCCATGATAGCATTAGTTTATGATGCAAATTGTGGAGGATTAATGCTCCCCCAAAGGCTCTAAACCTCACATGGAGAGCTCTTTCGTACTGCCTTCCAACAATGACTATGCTTTTTCAAAAACATGTTCATGTGGTTCTCTGTTGTCCATTGTGCAGCAAAGGAAAAAAAATAGGTTTGAGGTTTGCTTGGAAAACATGTTTAGCAGTATTCAAGCATTTAAACGACCTTTGGTGATTATGGTGTGTTCGGCATTATGGAAGATTCGTAATGACAAGCACTAGAACCAAATGCATCCTTCAATGAATATTGTTTTAAAATCGGGAAAACGGTACCTTGAACAATGGCAGAAGTCCCAAAGAAGGTCGTCTCAGGCTCTAGTTCACTCCAAATTTGTGGGGGACGGAGCAGAATCTTGGGTTAAACCACAATCGGATAACATCAAGGTAACAGTCGATGCAGCAATCTTCAGAGAGCAGGCAACATTTGGTATGGGCATGATTGCGAGAGATTCCAATGGCGAGTTGATTCAGGCTAAGTCAATGTTAAAAGGAGCTACTGGTTCTTCAGAGTTTGGCAGAGAGGATGGCCATGAAAGAAGCGTTAAGTTGGATTAAATCCAATGCGTGGAGGCAAGTGATTATTGAGACTGATTCGCTGACAGTTGTGTAAGCCTTGCGAAGCAAAATCGCTATGGTGTGGCTGTTTGGTTCAGTTATTGATGAGTGTAAGGGTATTATGATGGGTTTAAACGATTTGTTGTTATTCTTTATTAGACGGTCTACAAACATGGTTGCTTAGTACTTAGCTAGGGAGTCATGTTCTCATCCAGATCGAGTTATCGATGGGAGGGATTGTCGAGTTGATGAATATTTTGTTGGCTGAATTTGTCTTAATAAAATTTTCCTTGTTCGTCAAAAAAAATATTGAATGGTCCCATCATTTTACCCAACTTAATACTTTTTCTCACTAAATTACATTTTTTGTTTATCTCTCATCTTACTATCTTAtcaaaaataatatcattttaTTATGTTTGTTCTCCTCGGTGCCTAAATCATTTGTATATAAATGGCTTGGACTGAGGGAGTAACTAATAAGAGTAAATTATTTTGCCATCTCTCACCTTGAGAAACCCCTGTAGACAAATAAAGGAGTTCATCGTTTCTTCCCCTACAAATATACGTCCCCAGTAGGATCCGATCATCACATGATAAAACTAATTGTAGATCAACATTTTCATTACAACCCCTACTGCTACGCCAACTAGGTCACGCTTCATGCAACTACTACGACAACATGCATTACCTTCAAAACATATTGCAAAACCTAGCTAGCTAGCTGTATTTTGAAAAGTTCATAAAATTCATACATACAACCGCATACATATGTACTAGCTTCTAAGCACGGATGAAACAAACGAATTCCCTTCTTTTATTTACATTTACAGGAATTAACGATATACTGTTCTTATTTTATTAccggaaaaattatttttttaacaaaattaCCTTTTTTTCTAGATATAACTAAGAGTCTAATACTCAGAAACTCAAGTATAATGGACTAGTGGTAGACAAAAGGTTTAGCTTTTTCCCTAAAATTAGAATTTTAGGAGCGCCAGAAACAAATTTATGAGGGTTAAAGAAAAAAAAGGGAAGAGCAATGTCATTGTTTGGCTAAACCACACACCCGAAACCTAAGCGATCTTAGTAATAATTAACATAAATGTCCGGCAGGGAAACGGGTAAACTGGAAAAAGCAACCTCTAGGACAAAAACCAAACAAAAAGTAGACTGAAAATCAAATCATATCAAATCAGAAACCAGAGAGATTGTTGAATGAAGAAATCAGAAAGGAGAAGCTACTCTAGCTGCTCACACAATATAAGCACATTACCATATGTAGCATAAAACACATTCTTCGAAAACCACAGTAAAACATCAAATGTTAAACAACCTAAGTAAAATATAATACTAATTATGATATTAAATTTATAACAAAATTACAGAATCTTGTTCGGAAATTGTACAAATTAGTCAACTCCATCCCAATACATCTGAATCACCCAATAGGTCACTTCCAACAAAACAACATCATTCATTAGCAATTATAACAAGAATGTTAAATCAAGGTTTTGAAATATAAGGAGAAAAAGATAAAGGTTTTTCAGAGTTACAGTAGCATTAATTTGTGCAATATCTTTAAGGCCTTGGGGGTGGAAAGAATTGAGTACCCGCCATGAAAGCATTGAGTGGAGTTGGATATGTGGGGGAAGAGTCAAGCCACGTCACTCCTGGTGGATTAGTGGTGGTAGTAATGGTGGTGACTGGAGCAGCTGTTATGAGATCGAGGGGCTGTTGTGCTCCATCACCACCGGTGGAGTTACCGTTGTCACCGCCTGCAGCACCCAAATAACGGTTTTCAGGGCCTTGATCATAAAGAAGTCCCTTGAAGACATGTCCTCCAATGTTTACAGCCGCTTGATAAGCATATTGTTCTGCTGCATCATCCATTGCCCTCACATTAACGCATCGAAACATGGCTGATGTGCTCACTTCTGCTGGAAATTGTCCTGCTACTTCTAGCCCTATCCAAACTCGCACCAATTTAATACAACTAtattataaatctaaattaaaagtcatatatacattaaagcaaattattttaattggttaaaataaTTCACTGTGAAAAGTTAATAGATTAACATCATAAAATCGACTAAATTTCGCAAGCTGCAAGTAGAATTTATACCGAGAAATATTATGTGTAGTCTAAAAAATTTGTCTCATGTCTCGATAACAAGAGATCTAGGTTTACATTTTATCATAGGTACATTGGATGTGGGAGTTAATAATTAATTTGGTGAATTAGCAGAAAAAAATCTTAATTATGAAGTAATTATAATTACCTGAATTGTGGGTTGGCAAACGAGAGCAAGTGATTGGATTTTCTCTTGGCCTCTTAGAATGATCAGATCCTCTCATAAAACTCAACTGATTCGGCTGTTGATGCTCATGTTGTTGGTGTTGTAGAGAAGAAGAAGAGAGTTGTAACTGTTGTTGCTTCTCGCGTCTTTTGGCAGCAGGAACCCAAGTGCTCTTAACATGTGTTTGGCAATGAAACCCTCGACTCTTACAACAAGTCCTGCACCTCATGTGTACACAATCTTTCTTAGCTTGATTTCCACAATCTTGACAATTAATACTACTATTACTAGTACTACTACTACCCCCTATCATATTACTGTTGTTATTGTTTGCAAGAACACTAGATTGTCTCATGTGAAGACCAAACCCTGAAGAGGATGATGATCTATATAGAAATGTGTGATCATTATTATGATCAGTTGTAGCTCTTCTAGTTGATGAGTAATTATTTGAAGCAGAGCCACCAACTAGAGAAAGATCCACATGATCTTCAACTTGTAACTTTTGTTGCTGGTGTAGTTGATAGTATTGTTGCCATAGCTCAAAACCCTTGTTGTAAATCTCTTCGTTTTTGAACAAATATAAACTGttgttttcttgatttccttgatcTTGTTGTTGATCTTTTCCTCCTCCTAGTGCAAAGAACCCTGACATCCTTTACTGTTTTTGTACCCTAATCTTGACAGCACCCCCATGTATATGCATAAAGAGAGAGTATCAGAACTTATTAGTTTCTTCTATGAATTAGTATTATAAATAGATGCTATATTCATATTGAgtgcgagagagagagagagagatttgtggATATAATTGAGGTAAGGGTTTGTGGTTAGGTTTCTGAAATTTTCAACTTTCAATTCTGTGTTTAGTTTGTTTAATGCAATAAATAAAGGCAATGTCCCCGCCGCCATGGATACTGGAGTAACTGCAggcttctctctcttcttttctcTGCCTTTAAATTACAATCAAGTGTATGGCTaatattttctttttaaaaaatcTGGTTCATCACTGTTCCCACTTACTACTTCTCTACAGTTGTCTGTCAGTTTGTATAGCAATCTCATCTGGAAAGACCAAATCCTAGCCGTTGCATGTCAATCGCAAGGTCACTTCGCAGTCCACGTGGCATTGCACCAGCCTTTGCTTATTCGTCCTTGCGGAAAACACGCTTTACTTTAGTTTTTTGCTTCCTGAGTTCTGACTGTTGTTTCTCCTATAAAACATTTTTATTCATAtcatttgtttatttattttcaatCATCAAAGCAGCCTTAACAGGACGCATACGTACATGAATTTCGGAATTCTTTTGGATTCTGAATTTTCTTTGTTGCCATTGTTTCATAATCCCACGGTTCTTGATTAGCTAGTCATCAAAGTATACTACTAGTGTTTCGTCCAATCTGCAATTAGGTATCTTCAGATCATAACTAAAATTAAATTGCGACCCATGAATCAAAGACCGAagcaaattttaaaattaaactaGAACGGGATATAAATTCAAAAGCAGTATAAAATTTAACCAAAATATTAAAGCGAATCGATAAAAAATACTCATACTTTTTAACTTTATTACAAAAATACTGTCAAAATTGCATACGAAGGTATGGACGAACTTGCTCGAAATTGCGTACAAAATTGTAAATATTGCATTTCATGTCACATATAATTTTATAGAGGGCTAAAATCGTTAAAAGagaaaaataaataagaaaacaAGCAATCACACAAAGGACTAAAAAAATAATGGATCCTAAAAGAATTCGAAGAAGTATCATATTGTATGCTATTATATAATACGAATAAGATGGATAATTTTAAAGTACCGTAAAAAGTCTGAGGGTTCGAAACTCATCAAGCACAactttaaatatattttaaaatattaattatctTACATACACAATTTTATCATACATgtaatatgatttaaaatattgataattaatatatattttaaatatttaaaatagaaTAGGTATCCTAAGTTATAAAAGAGATATTTTGagatttataaataaataaggtATCCTAATTTACAAAGGAGAGTggtttgattttttttaaagatATTATAAACAAAGCATGtattcaaatttataaaatagagagcttgaaattatttttaaaaataatatagaTAGAATAGGTATTctaattatatcatatatataatatGGGTAAAATGATAATTCAAAGTATGATTAAAGGTCGAGGAGGGTTCGAAACTCATGGAACACTTCTTTAAAATATGAATTATCTTATATACAAATTTTATCATACATCTAATACGATTGAAAATATTGATAAttaaaaataacttataacataTTTAAAGTAAAATACGTATTCTAAGTTATAAAGGGCATAGTTTGagatttataaataaataaggtATCCTAGCTTATTAAGAAAAAGAGTTTGGAATTTTTTAACATATTATAAATATAGCACGTTTTCGAATTTATAAAATAGGGAGCTTCAAATTATCTTCTAAATTATTGTAAATAGAACAAATATTCtcattatattatatatatatatatatatatatatatatatatatatatatataacaagaGCAAAAATGAGAATTCCAAGATATTATCTAAGATCAAGGTTCGATATCCGATAACGACACTTCAAAATATactaaattataaaaatttaaatttcaaatCATGTAAATaggatatttatatataataaacaACATCTTGTATATAacaattatattattaatttcgaaaataaaataaaatttaaatattaaaaacaaaataaataaatttactTAAAAGAAGTAAAGCATGTGGTAAAACGAGATATgtcaaaaaaaattgaaaaatccgATATCCGTCCGAAAAATTCGCATTCGTATCCgagaaaaagcggatattatccgtatttgGAATAAAACGAATATTATCTGTATCTGAATTCGGGATATTTGAATCTGAAATCAAATACATATatgttatttaaattatatatatataattatatataatttaaaaatttattctATTAGTATATAGTGTGTGTATAtccattaaataatatatttatataaattttacaTGATTGTACACATACTTTGTACATATGTAAATATATCATTTTAGTTTAATCATAAAAAATGTTCTAAAATTATCTTCAATATGGTAGGGCcattaaaaaattcaaaaaaattgtTATCCATCCGAAATATCTGCATTGGTGTCCGAGAAAATCAGATAATATTCATATCTGAAATTAAGCGAATATTATCCATATTCGAATCTGAAGATTACAGATGCGGATACAAATATAGGCATATTTGAATCAGAATCATCTGTTTGACAGCCCTAGGTAAAACCTCCAATTAGAGATAGTAAACGAATCGAGTCGAGTTGTTGTTTATCGAGTTCGAGTTATTTTTTAAACAAGCTGAGCCAAACTCGattaccataaaaataatttttgtttCTCGAAATCGAACTCGTTAAAATGAGTCGAGTTCGAGTTTTATAGTATTTGTTTTTATaaaaaatgattatttaaaaCTTATTTTTTCACCATGTAATTCATGTTCataatttaatatatttaattttgtGAATGACAAGAGATTAGATAATTAATAGTTGTTCATTGAACTATATATTGATGTATTCATGTattgcattatattttttatataaataaattttgttttatg
This sequence is a window from Apium graveolens cultivar Ventura chromosome 9, ASM990537v1, whole genome shotgun sequence. Protein-coding genes within it:
- the LOC141684738 gene encoding protein SHI RELATED SEQUENCE 1-like, with protein sequence MSGFFALGGGKDQQQDQGNQENNSLYLFKNEEIYNKGFELWQQYYQLHQQQKLQVEDHVDLSLVGGSASNNYSSTRRATTDHNNDHTFLYRSSSSSGFGLHMRQSSVLANNNNSNMIGGSSSTSNSSINCQDCGNQAKKDCVHMRCRTCCKSRGFHCQTHVKSTWVPAAKRREKQQQLQLSSSSLQHQQHEHQQPNQLSFMRGSDHSKRPRENPITCSRLPTHNSGLEVAGQFPAEVSTSAMFRCVNVRAMDDAAEQYAYQAAVNIGGHVFKGLLYDQGPENRYLGAAGGDNGNSTGGDGAQQPLDLITAAPVTTITTTTNPPGVTWLDSSPTYPTPLNAFMAGTQFFPPPRP